The Rhinolophus sinicus isolate RSC01 linkage group LG09, ASM3656204v1, whole genome shotgun sequence genome includes a window with the following:
- the GGCT gene encoding gamma-glutamylcyclotransferase codes for MQSQEEDSFLYFAYGSNLMSERIHLHNPSAAFCYVARLQDFELDFGNSQGKTNETWHGGIATVNQSPGNEVWGVVWKLNKSNLSSLDKQEGVNSGTYVPIEITVYTQDGKEITCRSYQLKNYERAPPSPQYKKVICIGAKESGLPLEYQKKLNAIEPNDYKGKVSEEIEDIIKKGEAETD; via the exons ATGCAGAGCCAGGAGGAGGACAGCTTTCTGTACTTTGCCTACGGCAGCAACCTCATGAGCGAGCGGATTCACCTCCACAATCCCTCGGCCGCGTTCTGCTACGTGGCCCGCCTGCAG gaTTTTGAGCTCGATTTTGGCAATTCCCAAggcaaaacaaatgaaacttgGCATGGAGGCATCGCCACTGTTAATCAAAGTCCTGGCAATGAAGTATGGGGAGTTGTATGGAAACTTAACAAAAGCAATTTAAGTTCTCTGGATAA GCAAGAAGGGGTTAATAGTGGAACATATGTCCCAATAGAAATTACTGTCTACACTcaagatggaaaagaaataacCTGTCGAAGTTATCAGTTGAAAAATTATGAGCGAGCTCCCCCTTCACCCCAGTATAAAAAG GTCATTTGCATCGGTGCAAAAGAGAGTGGTTTGCCACTGGAGTATCAAAAGAAGTTAAATGCCATAGAACCAAATGACTACAAAGGAAAGGTCTCAGAAGAAATTGAAGACATCATCAAAAAGGGGGAAGCAGAAACTGATTAG